A stretch of the Corylus avellana chromosome ca6, CavTom2PMs-1.0 genome encodes the following:
- the LOC132185094 gene encoding probable carbohydrate esterase At4g34215, producing the protein MFLSFFFFFCGLALITQVKVEGCQQPKNVFLLAGQSNMSGRGGNHNDTNNIVKWNGKIPPECASNKNILRLNANETWEEAHEPLHNDIDYLKTCGIGPGMPFANAILAAKDPSLRSIGLVPCAIGGTRIIEWSRGTRLYRRLVDRAKASLTCGGKIRALLWYQGESDTSRHDSKLYKVRLEKFFNDLRHDLNHPNLPIIMVGICSADQGPFMNRIRIVQLNYNDTNVKAVDAMGSTFIADQKHLDTKSQIRVGQKLAAAFLSSFAHPH; encoded by the exons ATGtttctctccttcttcttcttcttctgcggCTTAGCGCTCATTACTCAGGTGAAGGTAGAAGGATGTCAGCAACCTAAGAACGTATTTCTGTTGGCCGGACAAAGCAACATGTCCGGGAGAGGAGGCAACCATAACGACACCAACAACATCGTCAAATGGAACGGCAAAATCCCTCCGGAATGCGCTTCCAACAAAAACATCCTCCGACTAAATGCAAACGAGACCTGGGAGGAAGCCCATGAGCCTCTCCACAATGATATTGATTATTTGAAGACCTGTGGGATTGGACCCGGGATGCCTTTTGCGAACGCAATCTTGGCCGCCAAAGACCCGAGCCTGAGGAGCATTGGTCTGGTCCCCTGTGCTATAGGAGGAACCAGGATAATAGAATGGTCTCGAGGGACTAGATTATACCGGCGGCTGGTGGATAGGGCAAAAGCCTCCTTGACTTGTGGGGGCAAAATTCGGGCGCTACTTTGGTACCAAGGTGAGAGCGACACGTCACGGCATGATTCCAAGTTATATAAGGTCAGATTGGAGAAATTCTTCAACGATCTCCGACATGATCTCAACCATCCTAACCTCCCCATAATCATG GTTGGAATATGCTCAGCAGATCAAGGCCCATTTATGAATCGTATAAGAATTGTTCAGCTGAATTATAATGATACAAATGTGAAGGCTGTTGATGCCATGGGATCAACCTTTATAGCAGATCAGAAGCACTTGGACACCAAGTCCCAGATTCGCGTCGGTCAGAAACTGGCCGCCGCCTTTCTTTCGTCCTTTGCTCATCCCCACTAG
- the LOC132185095 gene encoding probable carbohydrate esterase At4g34215, which produces MFLSVFFCLTLIANVKAERSQPKNIFLLGGQSNMSGRGGNYNDTNNIVRWNGKIPPECASNKNIHRLNANKTWVPAHEPLHQDIDVLKTCGIGPGMPFANEILAKVPTFGSIGLVPCAIGGTRIAMWGRGTVLYNRLVDRANASLNCGGKIRALLWFQGESDTSKEDSKLYKSRLENFINNLRQDLNISELPVIMVGICSADQGPYMNLIRSIQLNYNDTNVRTVDAMGSTFLADHKHLDTKSQIRVGQKLAAAFLSSFDGLHPK; this is translated from the exons ATGTTTCTCTCCGTCTTCTTCTGCTTAACACTCATTGCTAATGTGAAGGCAGAACGATCTCAACCTAAGAACATATTTCTGTTGGGCGGACAAAGCAACATGTCCGGACGAGGAGGCAACTATAATGATACCAACAACATCGTCAGATGGAACGGCAAAATCCCTCCGGAATGCGCCTCCAACAAAAACATCCACCGACTAAATGCAAACAAGACCTGGGTTCCCGCCCATGAGCCTCTCCACCAGGATATTGATGTTTTAAAGACCTGTGGGATCGGACCCGGGATGCCTTTTGCGAATGAAATCTTGGCTAAAGTTCCGACCTTCGGGAGCATTGGTCTGGTGCCCTGTGCTATAGGAGGAACCAGGATAGCGATGTGGGGTCGGGGGACTGTACTATACAACCGGCTGGTCGATAGGGCAAATGCCTCCTTGAATTGCGGTGGGAAAATTCGAGCGCTGCTTTGGTTCCAAGGTGAGAGCGATACGTCGAAGGAGGATTCCAAGTTATATAAGAGCAGATTGGAGAATTTTATCAACAATCTCCGACAAGATCTCAACATTTCTGAGCTTCCCGTAATCATG GTTGGAATATGCTCAGCAGATCAAGGACCATATATGAATCTTATAAGATCTATTCAGCTGAATTATAATGATACAAATGTCAGGACTGTTGATGCCATGGGATCAACCTTTTTAGCAGATCACAAGCACTTGGATACAAAGTCCCAGATTCGCGTCGGCCAGAAACTGGCCGCCgcctttctttcctcttttgaTGGTCTTCATCCAAAGTAG
- the LOC132185096 gene encoding probable carbohydrate esterase At4g34215 — protein MLLGALTRNLSIFLLAGQSNMSGRGGNHNDTKNIVRWDGKIPPECASNKNILRLNANKTWVPAHEPLHKDIDVLKTCGIGPGMPFANEILSKVPTFGTIGLVPCAIGGTRIAMWGRGTVLNNRLVDRAKASLNGGGKIRALLWFQGESDTSDNDSKLYKGRLENFINNLRQDLNISNLPVIMVAICSADQGPYMNRIRSIQLNYNDTYVKTVDAMGSTFLKDQKHLDTKSQIQVGHKLAAAFLSSFDGLHPQY, from the exons ATGTTACTTGGAGCACTAACACGCAACTTA AGCATATTTCTGTTGGCCGGACAAAGCAACATGTCCGGTCGAGGAGGCAACCATAACGACACCAAAAACATCGTCAGATGGGACGGCAAAATCCCTCCGGAATGCGCCTCCAACAAAAACATCCTCCGACTAAATGCAAACAAGACCTGGGTTCCCGCCCATGAGCCTCTCCACAAGGATATTGATGTTTTGAAGACCTGTGGGATCGGACCCGGGATGCCTTTTGCGAATGAAATCTTGTCTAAAGTCCCGACCTTTGGGACCATTGGTCTGGTGCCCTGTGCTATAGGAGGAACCAGGATAGCGATGTGGGGTCGGGGGACTGTACTAAACAACCGGCTGGTGGATAGGGCAAAAGCCTCCTTGAATGGCGGTGGGAAAATTCGAGCGCTGCTTTGGTTCCAAGGTGAGAGCGATACGTCGGATAATGATTCCAAGTTATATAAGGGCAGATTGGAGAATTTCATCAACAATCTCCGACAAGATCTCAACATTTCTAACCTCCCCGTAATCATG GTAGCAATATGCTCAGCAGATCAAGGACCATATATGAATCGTATAAGATCTATTCAGCTGAATTATAATGATACATATGTTAAGACTGTTGATGCCATGGGATCAACCTTTTTAAAAGATCAGAAGCACTTGGATACCAAGTCCCAGATTCAAGTCGGTCACAAACTAGCCGCTGcatttctttcctcttttgaTGGTCTTCATCCACAGTACTAG